The Actinomycetota bacterium genome contains the following window.
CATCGAGTGTTGCGGGACTCGTGACGGCGGGACTTCTGCGTTCGGCTCCGTCTAGTGATTCCTACGGAATCACCACCGCTACAACAGGAGTGATCACAGTGGTCAAGCCTGCGGCGACTCCTACCGCGACGGGGACGTCTCTGGCGGGCTGTCCGTAGGGCTTTCGGAGACCGCCTGCGCAGTCGTCGCTTAGCGACGGCGACGCGGGCGGTTTTCTGCTTCCGCAGGTGCCGCCGCCGCGCGCCGAATCTCGCCGGCGTGCGTGCTGCGCGCGAGGGCGTCTTCGTAGGCGACCACGCCGCGCGCCACGAGGTCGGACAGCGACATCTCGAGTGTCTGCATGCCGTCCTGCTGGCCCGTCGCCAGCACGTTGCGCAACTGCCGCGTCTTGCCTTCCTTGATCAGGTTTCGCACGGGGGCGGTCGCTGCCAAGATCTCGAAAGCCGCTACTCGTCCGCCCCCGATCTTTGGAAGCAACTGCTGGTAGATGATCGCGCTGAGCGATCCCGCGAGCTGGATGCGGATTTGTTGCTGGCGCTCGGAAGGAAAGACATCCACGATTCGATCCAGGGCCTGCGACGTGTCGTTGGTATGCAGCGTCGCCAGTACCAAGTGACCGGTCTCGGCGATCGTCAGCGTCGCTTGGATCGTTTCGAGGTCACGCATCTCGCCCACTAAAAGGACGTCGGGGTCCTCACGCAGCGCCGAGCGCAGCGCGCGCTCGAATGAGTACGAGTCCTCACCGATCTCGCGCTGGTTGACCGCCGAACGCTTGTGCTTGTGGACGTACTCGATCGGGTCCTCGATCGTCAGGATGTGGCAGGCGCGGTTCTCGTTGATGCGGTCGATCATTGAAGCCTGTGTCGTGGACTTCCCGGATCCGGACGGGCCGGTCACCAGGATCAGCCCCTGGTTACGCAGAACGAAACTCTCGACGACCTCGGGAAGGCCCAACTCGTCAAACGTTGGGATCCGGTAGGGGATCAGGCGCAGCGCGAGGGCGGCGGACCCTCGTTGCCGAAAGGCGTTTGCCCGGAAACGGGCGACTCCGCGCCAGTTGAACGAGAAGTCCACCTCCTTGGCTCGCTGGAAGGCCGCGCCGAGTTCCCGCGTAAGCGTGCTCAGGATGAGCGCTTCGGTGTCTTCCGGACGCAGTGGCTTCTTGCCGCTCATCGGGACCAAGGCGCCATCCACGCGCATCAACGGCGGGGTTCCCGCCGTGAGCAGGAGGTCGGTGGCACCCTCTTCCATCAGGTCTTGAAGCAGGTGATCGATGGCTTCCGAGGATATCTGGGTGCGCGGGGACTCTGGTTTCGCCATACGGCGCGCATGGTAGCAACCCATCCGGCTCCGATGGGTGCGCCGCGAACACGCAAGGCCGCGATCCGCCGGCCGGGAGGGCAGGCCTGTGACGCTGATAGAATGCTTTCGATGATCGACGATTCTCCCCGTGACGAGTGTGGGCTCTTCGGCGTTTGGGCGCCGGGCGAGGACGTATCGAAGCTTATTTTCTTCGGCCTCTACGCCTTGCAGCACCGGGGGCAAGAGGCGGCAGGAATGGCGGTTTCGGACGGATCCCGGATCATCGTCTACAAGGACCAGGGTCTTGTCGCGCAGGTGTTCGCCGAGTCCACTCTCGCGGCACTGCAAGGGCACATCGGAATCGGGCAC
Protein-coding sequences here:
- a CDS encoding type IV pilus twitching motility protein PilT, yielding MAKPESPRTQISSEAIDHLLQDLMEEGATDLLLTAGTPPLMRVDGALVPMSGKKPLRPEDTEALILSTLTRELGAAFQRAKEVDFSFNWRGVARFRANAFRQRGSAALALRLIPYRIPTFDELGLPEVVESFVLRNQGLILVTGPSGSGKSTTQASMIDRINENRACHILTIEDPIEYVHKHKRSAVNQREIGEDSYSFERALRSALREDPDVLLVGEMRDLETIQATLTIAETGHLVLATLHTNDTSQALDRIVDVFPSERQQQIRIQLAGSLSAIIYQQLLPKIGGGRVAAFEILAATAPVRNLIKEGKTRQLRNVLATGQQDGMQTLEMSLSDLVARGVVAYEDALARSTHAGEIRRAAAAPAEAENRPRRRR